The region CGCTTTTCATCAATCTGGTTTAACTTTTCTTGGCGGATTTCCTCAAGAATTTCATCCAGTGTCTTTTCTCTATCATCAGCTAAACATTCCTTTAGGGCTTCATCCGTTACATTCTCGTCTCGGACCAACTCGATAAGTGCTTTTCCTGTTTGACATTTCCAACTGGGAGTGATAAAATTAATCTCTATACAGtgcaacattttcaacatcCATGAGAGGAAATGTGATCCGTCATTTGTTGATGTTGACTCAAATCGATTCAGAAGAACATCAAACAAGTTGGCAACATCTGTTGGGCTCCATTTGATATTTGTAACCAGTCCTTGCAGCTTGTTGAGGAGAAGCCGTTCATTATCATTTGAAGACCAAAAACTGGGAGCAGCGTGTAAAGTTGTGAATCTGTTAACCAATCCTCCGACTCTGGGATCTGTGTCAGAATCATccattttgtggaaaatttgtCAAATCTAGTCAAAACAGAGGTGGAGAAGATTAGGATTTTGAGagtctgtcattttctctgcattttttaatGGCCGTAATTCAATAATATTGTGATAATAATGTGTTTACTTACGgcattgaaattaaatattggtgtgtatgattttgtttttcaaatgttgcCTGCAGCACAAATTCGAGAGGTTTCATTtacaatttatatatatttctctatttttattcCCTACACTGCAGATTATTAAtactctgaaaatgaaatatgaataaatatgcataaaaatacaggtattataattatttattgcagtttgtagcttaactgttttttttttattaatgcatttaATATATTGTTGTAGTAGTCTGATACTCACCTATTAACAAGATGAAAAAGGTGAGAGGCGGTCTTTGTCTTTAGGGCACCTGAGATGATTTGCAGCCAGAGTATTCGATGCTTTCTTAtattctgttttggttttcctttttttttcaaaccttgaGCGGGCACCGCCCCGAGGGAATTTCTGGCCATGCTTTCAATTTATATGTTCGACTTACTCTAAACcattttgtttactgtaattgCAGATGGCAATGAAATATTCTCCTTCTCTACTGTGACAaaaagtttgtttcttttctttatgtaaAGCACTGTTCAGGCGGGGTATAAGTGCATAAAACCCTGAATAGCTTAATTTGGCATGGTTAAGCTACCTTCAAATTACATATGTAagataaatactttttttttttttacccgtttcagtataaatattaatagtaaataaacacacagacacatactaAAAGACCCTGAAGATTGTCCAAAGGCAGAATGCAGTATCTACCGtcaatacagtatgtataacaTTTGCTTAAAAGTTTTGGGGGTAAAATAACCAGCCAAAAAAGGCAGAGAATTAAAGCTTTTACTGCGTATCTTTCTGTAATATCTTCCCCCTTTCTGTACTTACCCGTCTCTGTCATTGTAAGGTGGGACTGGTACAGAATACAGCCATAAATAGAAAGTGCCGTGTGAACGTCTGCTTGGCACAAGTCGCGCCAGTCTTGGAAAATTTTTCTTCTCCGCAGAGAGAAGTCCCCCACACGCACCAGTGGTTCCACCGAAGTTTCGCTTTCGATTTCCTGACAACTGACGCGACTTCTTCATGGCCAGTTATCAAGGTGAGCTCAAAGGATGATGAAAGCTGAAATATGTTGCCCAGACGAAATATTCCCGCACTGTGCGCAAACATCAACCTTtgatatttacatgtaaattattttaaaggtcAAGGTCAAGGTTTCTTTTTCACAGGCTTCAACGTAGTTTGTGACACAAGTCACTCCAGCATTCCTCTGCATCATTTTAATTGGTTTACTTTATTCCAAATCTATCCAATGTAGTGTAAAAAGTTTTTTCGAGTCTGAGTCTGAGTTATTtgaacagtttgaaatttttACAGTATCATTATTCTTCACATGGCAAAGAAACTTAACAGTATCTCAAAGAAGTCATGACATATTATCGAGTTTAACCCTTTAAATCCATTGCTGGTCACAGCTTTGACGAGGCATTGTAACCAGTAACTGTAACAGAATACACTTTAAAGTAACCACCGAGCCTGTTACTGatcccaaaaaacaaacagacatgataCTCACAGAGTCAGGAATTACAGTCTTTAAAGAGCCTCTGCTATCTGCTGGACAAATAATGTTACAACGCTGTCCACACACTCAAGTCAGCAgctgtgaaaaaacatttaaagacagTTTCCGTGTTACTCTTATTCACTCACCGGGGGGGTCAGAGGTTACTATATACGCAGGCCTCGAGATGTGCCCACGACCTTATCTTGAGCGAGGTAACCGCTGCTGGCCCGGGGAGCCGGGACAGGTTGGGTTTAGGTTCATTTGAAACGGAAGTACAGGTTTTAGTGGAGTGAAATTCAGTCGGCGGCCTATTAGGTGCAAAGCGTGATGGGAGACAAAGTGGAAACATCTGcctaactgctggatgtggtcTCTTAAGCAGAGACATGACTTtgcttttctgacttttctctaaatgttgtttttttttttttttttttaagatggtGGAGGTTAAAGTTCCCTCTTCggtctgatttatttattcgATTTATTCACATATCTTAACAGAGGCTATTTATGAATGTGCCGTGTCGCTGCACAGCAGCCTGTCAGTCGTGGGTTCCTGTCTGCGTTTCGCTCTCCCGCTCGCGAGCTTCCTCGTCTGTCGGCGCACAGCCCTCCGCACGTCAACACACCTGGGCCACGCCGCCCGCTCGAGCTGGgcgaggacaaaaaaaaaaaaaccggtCGGTTTGCATTGGGGAGGACGGgcctggggggtgggggggacaGGCTGACGACCTGCGCCGAGCCGACTCGGTCAGAAAAACACGTGTTTGCTTTCAAaataatagagagagagagagagatgtgtcATTTTGAACGAATTAGGGAGGACGATTTAAAATGTGGTAAAAATCAGCAGTCAGACGACGACCCCCAGCTTCACTGGGGCCACAGCTACCACTTGCCTTAACACATCAAATTGGGGGCCTATAAGACTTTCAAGGTCTCCTGTAAATGGTGGGAAGTCCCCTTTGTCAAACAgtaacaaaatagaaaaaaacgtcccccccaaaaaaacagaaatgaaagcaATATTTGTTCACTGGTTTCTGGGAAATTAACCACTTAAGACTTTCAGCGTCTGCACTGCAGTTTTAATTGTATTGACTAGCGTCGCTATTCACAGACTACAAGAATCACCTCTGCACCCTGGTGTTGGTTACCTGAAATGTTCTTATCCCTGGAGCTCTAGTTTAAACCTCTCCAGTAGGAGTAGATATTCCGAAGCACTGAATAAATGTAGAACAtgcaaatcattaaaaaaaaaaatgcaaataagaatacaaatgattttttttgcagtaactGCCTTGTGGATAAGTTGATGTTCTGGTTAAGACAGTTACACATCCAAAGTAACTTTACCGGATGACTGTACATACACCAATTTTAATCACCGCTGTGTCGTTTAAGACACGCGTAGATGGATAGATCGAGACTGAGCATgcgccccccccaaaaaaaagccttttattttgaaaggtttgCGTTCCGGGTGTTCAGGTGTTCACCACAGCGGACTTGACGCAGGTGCGTCAAGCCGGGAGATAATTGCCAAGGTAAATCCCGAGGACGTACTCAAGAGGAACGTTGTCATTCACCGGATAAATCTCAGGcgtggggaaagaaaaaaaaaaaaatccggtTTTAATTCATGATTGAATATTAAACCGACCTCACTGATCATGCGGGGAGACACAGCCACGGTGAGTCTCGGAGTATTTTAAGTTAAATCCCGGATTGAACATTTATGCCAGCGACTGCTCGGGCCTGGGAGGGAGGAGGCTTTGACTTGTTGTTCTCAGTGTTTGAAACCTGTTTTCTTCGGTCATGGTTCTTGTTATGTTTCACATTTCTTCCAGGAGACCGGTGTGGAGGGGGGCGATCGTGGAGCCCCAACAGAAACCGCGTCTGGGGAAAGACGACCGGTGAGTACGTTTGAAGGGGGTCTGCGGTTGAAAAGCTGtagcaacctttttttttttttttttttttttttaactggggTTGTATTGGGAGTCTTCGATTCTCAAACATGCAGGCTTCGTCCTCTCCGCCTGTGTGTTGCATAGTTAAAATTTTATCCTCAAACAAGTAAACAACCTAACCGGTTCAGGACATGCAGGACAGTGTATTCCCCTGCACTGCTTCCACACTGTTTATTGCCACCTATGGCtggcatgtatttttttatttattatttcaaaacagATTGGGaagcagatttgttttgtttttttcgtaCAGGACAGGACAAATCTGCTATCGTCACACTGCAGTCGGACCTCACCAATGTGGATTTCATGTGCTTTCTTACTAGACTAAAGATAGAACAAAATGTAAACCCACAACTGTGTACCTATTTCATAGATCAAAAACCTgaagtttcatttgttttttggcatattttggTGAGTGACTGAATTTGACCCCACAAAAAGCAGTCGACGTAATTTTACCGCAgtccaaaaaatattaatttcatcaCAGTATGACTTAACCgatatggatttatttatttatttatttattttttgtttaggCCTGGTAAGCTCactgacaacaaagaaaaagtggacagtgtgtcttttttctttacagagTATTGTGTCGCTACAAAATATGCTGAAAAAAGTCTCCCAAAGCCCTCTCCATAATCAGTACAAGGTGAgtggctacacacacacacacactatttttttacatctcaaacacacaccctaATCCCAGTAAGCTTAGGTACTGTACTGCAATGCATTCCTGACCTCTTTTTCCAGTTtcagatgaaaaagagaaaaaagggtaCACATAATTTAACTCCCttataataatttaatgattttttttttcctccatctctctcctcttcagacTCTTGTTTCATCACCCTCTAATTCCAGTGGATCATCTGTGAATGAGTCTCGAAACAAACAGGTTAGAAACCACTGGTAACAGTGTCTCTCGGCTCGGTATGTGCACATACAGTGCAGGCTGGTGATCTTTAATGAACAGCAATGCATCATCTGCGTTTTTCCGAGTGTATTTTTAGGACACTCCCAGTTATGTTGTCTTTAACGCAGCAATAACAGCAAACAAAGAAATTCTTGTTTGCTGGAGAACAAACAGCAAGCCTCACAATGCTTGCAGTCTACGGCACTATCGCATTTTAGCTTGCATTTCTAACAAGTGACACATGACGTTCATATCACACTGACTGAGAATGCATGACAAGCAAGATGTATGATTCTTCCCACGCTTCACTCCACAAatatgttggggttttttttgtttattgtcattGACTTTTGGTCCACAGGATGACGAGTTCCTTAGTCATCTCTCAGCTGCTGCCACAGGTGTGACAGACAACCACCAGCTACACTTAGCACAGGTGAGGCTCAGCATCTGCAGAGCATACATGAATGACATATGGTACAACTCAAGAGAAACTACATCCAAGATTTAGCTGAAATGCCTCAAATTTGCCATATGAAATGGATGGTTAAAACTGCTGTTCATATTTTAATCAACACTCCTCAACACACTCCTCCTGGTCCTCAGAGCGGTTTGAAGAAGGAGGATAATCATCATCTTCCCTCTGCAGCACAgcacctgttttgttttttgatcaaCAATACAATCACACTAAATGTTATCGTGAAATCTTTGTAACgtgtaggtgtgtttgtgtataagCAGATTTCCGGATGAGATTTTTCTATTAATAAGTCAGTTCATTGTCAGCATTTGATAGggctcctaaaaaaaaaaaaagcatcatcaAACCTCGTTAGCTGGTAACTTTTCAAACAATACCATCTTAATGCCTTTGTTATACGGTTATTGGTTGGTACCTGCTCTCAAACTTTGGGCTGCAAACAAAAGCAGGTGTAGGTGTTCTGTAgggacaaataaatgaaaataaaaagtaataatcaGGCTTTTTTGTAGCATTCATACCTCTGCCAATGCCATATTGTTATGAAAAATCATTGCATGAATTATTTTGAGAGGtggaaatattacattttttttaatactagtCCTTGACCAAAAACCTAAATTTCAGTGAttgctgtgtcactgtgtcattGTTTCAGAATGGAGAACAGGAAATGCTCCATTTAAGCCCTCAGGTATGTTTTTAGATGCCCACTTAACTCAGTTTGAGAAATCTGTCAACAGTCCAAGTGAAATCTAGCACCTCTTCCTTTTCTGCCTGGTTTCCCTTTCTTTGTTTATCAGAATGGAGTCAATGGGGATTTGGCCAGAATGAACCAATTTTATGTGAATTATTTGGTACGTACTGTATAGggatttcgttttttttaaaaccagatcACAACCTTACCTTAGGTACtacctttttccttttttgagcCTGTCCCTAATGACCTTGTGTTCTTTCATCAGGAATCGTGCAGCAAAGGAAACATAATGGAGGATGTGGGAATGGAAAATTCAAAGGAAATAAACCTCAATACCATCTTTGTCGCTCCACCTGAATTTCAGAGCTCGCCCCTGGATCTTCAGCCCAAAATTCAGACTctggaaaatggagaaaagtttTCTGAAGCTCAGGAGGACCTATTCCAGACCCTTACCTACAACCCCATGCAAGACCTCTTCCATACATCGAAACTGGCCCAAAATGCATCTGCCAGTAGTCATTTTCATGATGAAACGCTAAACTCACCAGacttatttaaaacaaatcctGCTCTAACACAGGACTTCTCCAAAGCCTTGCAGTCAAAGAGCTCTGACCTCTTTAAAGGTGAAGGGGAAGACCTTTTCAGGGCTGCTAAAGGAGAGGATTTAATCCACACAGCACGTGCTAAGGAAGCGAATCTCATCGACAAATCTCCGAGCATTTTTGTGGACCCATTCAAGTCTCCCTCAAACAAGGAGGACGTTCTGTTCCAGTCTTCACAGCCTACGGTAGTGAACCCATTTTATTCTGCTTCCACCACTGAAGCAGATTTGTTTCAAGCCGTTCCAACTAAAAGGTGGGAACTCTTGGatgtcaagaaaaacaaacaagatccCTCTACGAAAGGGTATGGCCATTTTGGCACGTCTTCCAAGGAAAATATGGAcatattttcatcttcatccaCAAATACAGTCGACCCATTCCCAAGCCCAATTGCAAGGGATTTATTCCAAGACATCTCCAGTTTGGAAGACCCGTTTGGTACTACTCCCTCAAAACAACACGACCCTTTCCAAGATTTTTTAAATGGGACTCCAGACATCTTCCAACCACTTCCCTCTAAGACTAACAGCAGGGATATATTTGAGACAACCTTCAGCAATACTGCCTCTAAGGCTATGTACCCTACGCCTTCACTCAACAGTCCGTCAGAATCGAAGCTTGACATGCTATCGTCACCAGATCTCTTCAGAGCAACGCCATCAGAATCTCTTCCATCCAACAGGCCACAGGATATTGTGTTGACAACTTCTAAGGGAACCAAACATGATATTCTTCAGCCGACTCCTTTCAGTCAGGCCAGTTATCTGTCTGTGTCCCCCAGCCAGTCTTCAGCTGAAATGACTCATGTACGTAACAGGTGCCATTCAATATGTAGACAGCcataaaatcaatgttaaatACTAATCCATTGTACTGTAAAGTGTGGTTCCTTTAGGGTCCCACTGTATTGCACGACGCATCTAGTCGCCAAATTGATTTAAGACATACTCTAATTTATATAACATGCACTTCATACCTTCTTTCATAATCAAACTTGCAGGTGCCAACCTTCAAACGTCCACCAAAGCCACTTCCTCGAACTAGACCACCAAGGATAGGAAAGCCACCAAAACCAGAAAAGCCACCCACACCAGTAAAACCTGTATGAAAAAGAACACAGTTTAACATAATCTTATTCATTACCTGCTTGTGTAACTCACTAATTATATTGCTACGAAATCTAATGTGCTATTACTGACCTTCTTTATCTCATTTGAATGTGTTCAGATTGAACAGGATCCAGTTGTACGAAAAACGTCTCCTAAACCAGCCTTCGGACTGCTCCCAAAGCCAGTTGGTCACCACAAACCAAAAACTCCAGTACGCATCCTGTTTAAACTTGACCAAATTAGCTGCCCAAATTAGCATGTGTAAATATCTaattagaaattatttaaatggcCATGTGTGGAAAGTGTGTGTAGCTATCAAGACACACTGCGGATAGGAAATCATTTTTGGGTGtgcatgttttaaatatatctcTTTTACAGGAAAGTAAAACAGTGGACCCTGAGAACAATGTTGTCTTTGAGGATATCCTGCTTATTGgacaggtgtgtttttaataatgggaaaaaaagtaatttcgactaaaaagaagaaaattaataaatgtataagACTTAATAACAAACTTAACAGGGACAAATGTTACTGCAATAAAGGGGATGGAGAATTACAGAAATACAACTGTCTATATAaagctttgttttattaaaatcccAAAACAGGAAAGGTGTGTGGAAGACTGGCCTGAGGACAGTCCTGAACTTAACCCTGACTTCAAACcagtaagaaaatattttaaatatttaattagtATACTCTCACTATTGGGCTGGAATACTATCTTGAACTCTCAGCAATGTCCTCTATGCAAagataaaacacatttcaactAAATAgaggatgtgttttgtttttgttttgtttttttcttaaagtctGGAAAATTTAGACTGCGGCGAGAGTCACTGAAGGTAAGAGACAGTTCATTCTTTTAATTagctttgtttttaagtgtaaaaaagaaactgaaaaaagctaAAACTTTCTCTTAGGTGAAGACGGACTCCGATGGAGGAAGTGGTGAGGATCAGGATGGCTCTGGAGGTCAGAGCAAGGTACCATCTGACAGTTTTAACCCATCAGTCACTATTAGATATTCTGTGGTTGCcattaatatatttttccacgatatagttcaacatttttctgcaaacattTATTGcagagaaagaacaagaaaTTCAGAATGTCTCAACTCTCCAGAAGAGGCTCACAGGTAAACCAAGTAACGCAAAATAACAGTTTccctgctctgtttgtgtttgcacattttgtCAGTACAATGGTAATGGTTTTTTTACTTTATAGGATAAGTTTCCTGATGACACACAGGAGGGGAGGACCAGGGCTCTACCCATCCCTCGTAAATCATCAAAGGTAACAATCAGGGTGTCTGGaatcaaacatatattgttTAAGCATGTGTCACTTAGCCTAGTCTTAACATGTCCCTACATATGTAaactgtaatgtgtttttgcacCTAAGGGGCTAAGGTGAGTTAAGGTTTTGAATGGTGAGTTCTGATTCAGTGCAATGGAAGATTGTGATGCAGTGCAAATACAGTCAAAGGAAAggcacaaacaaataaaggcaacCCAAACTTGTgttaaaaaatgattcatt is a window of Xiphias gladius isolate SHS-SW01 ecotype Sanya breed wild chromosome 12, ASM1685928v1, whole genome shotgun sequence DNA encoding:
- the si:cabz01007807.1 gene encoding uncharacterized protein si:cabz01007807.1 isoform X2; this translates as MRGDTATETGVEGGDRGAPTETASGERRPSIVSLQNMLKKVSQSPLHNQYKTLVSSPSNSSGSSVNESRNKQDDEFLSHLSAAATGVTDNHQLHLAQNGEQEMLHLSPQNGVNGDLARMNQFYVNYLESCSKGNIMEDVGMENSKEINLNTIFVAPPEFQSSPLDLQPKIQTLENGEKFSEAQEDLFQTLTYNPMQDLFHTSKLAQNASASSHFHDETLNSPDLFKTNPALTQDFSKALQSKSSDLFKGEGEDLFRAAKGEDLIHTARAKEANLIDKSPSIFVDPFKSPSNKEDVLFQSSQPTVVNPFYSASTTEADLFQAVPTKRWELLDVKKNKQDPSTKGYGHFGTSSKENMDIFSSSSTNTVDPFPSPIARDLFQDISSLEDPFGTTPSKQHDPFQDFLNGTPDIFQPLPSKTNSRDIFETTFSNTASKAMYPTPSLNSPSESKLDMLSSPDLFRATPSESLPSNRPQDIVLTTSKGTKHDILQPTPFSQASYLSVSPSQSSAEMTHVPTFKRPPKPLPRTRPPRIGKPPKPEKPPTPVKPIEQDPVVRKTSPKPAFGLLPKPVGHHKPKTPESKTVDPENNVVFEDILLIGQERCVEDWPEDSPELNPDFKPSGKFRLRRESLKVKTDSDGGSGEDQDGSGGQSKRKNKKFRMSQLSRRGSQDKFPDDTQEGRTRALPIPRKSSKEYFSEIHLAAGENEDGEQNGMDYKKKPLKTKVNRLLRRASTTSSMPEGNHMNEHLSQESRDDDINKKSVDKKNSIIRRWSEGTVVDDSTGEEEDRGEAQREEKRRNRVKIKFMPHRGFAITVEKNDDKLKGTHGHTHRKGSKEKSQDELLGALGYTPRKKSEDNSFEDAEGMKGHNLQSTGKAAFMDDKHLQKTHHFSPGLNGDEDAYGMEDCKPKKPSKMKLLHMGRRSSKEDRLDDSSSQKKKSSFSEEELDDEELNWMEDCKQKNSKHKGCNPVPRKCKTAYDTTGQPEPIRFSQHVPQQAFNGCLMHNDDFAEDEIKGKDFTSPGEMYDSEQDELETCKPKKSWKLKGLMKYKAKGKAMHLECEDPPGATSSDYLSEAAKAEWLAAQKDERAMAGLEDGDEEGDTDSLMEWWYTVEKWDEVPSDDESKVIKEDESKSFTILADKVHHGLRVFNKVFTERAEVLWQSVIALHAIADDINNFHQKAKIAGITGGTTTAVGGVTAIAGLALAPFTFGASLVVTAVGVGVATAGGITSASAAISDNVNNMHDRKKVETVLQEYEAHLLDIGKILHFVSHGLYKLRGHPFLRSGTQHYSEDWEIRSAVQMISLVDLPVLRATEVTDSAVASVQGLFKGMDEYFIKDSRELKKGCKKEIVCQIKEVANVLNDWIVELNTIREELQDATGNM
- the si:cabz01007807.1 gene encoding uncharacterized protein si:cabz01007807.1 isoform X1 produces the protein MRGDTATETGVEGGDRGAPTETASGERRPSIVSLQNMLKKVSQSPLHNQYKTLVSSPSNSSGSSVNESRNKQDDEFLSHLSAAATGVTDNHQLHLAQNGEQEMLHLSPQNGVNGDLARMNQFYVNYLESCSKGNIMEDVGMENSKEINLNTIFVAPPEFQSSPLDLQPKIQTLENGEKFSEAQEDLFQTLTYNPMQDLFHTSKLAQNASASSHFHDETLNSPDLFKTNPALTQDFSKALQSKSSDLFKGEGEDLFRAAKGEDLIHTARAKEANLIDKSPSIFVDPFKSPSNKEDVLFQSSQPTVVNPFYSASTTEADLFQAVPTKRWELLDVKKNKQDPSTKGYGHFGTSSKENMDIFSSSSTNTVDPFPSPIARDLFQDISSLEDPFGTTPSKQHDPFQDFLNGTPDIFQPLPSKTNSRDIFETTFSNTASKAMYPTPSLNSPSESKLDMLSSPDLFRATPSESLPSNRPQDIVLTTSKGTKHDILQPTPFSQASYLSVSPSQSSAEMTHVPTFKRPPKPLPRTRPPRIGKPPKPEKPPTPVKPIEQDPVVRKTSPKPAFGLLPKPVGHHKPKTPESKTVDPENNVVFEDILLIGQERCVEDWPEDSPELNPDFKPSGKFRLRRESLKVKTDSDGGSGEDQDGSGGQSKRKNKKFRMSQLSRRGSQDKFPDDTQEGRTRALPIPRKSSKEYFSEIHLAAGENEDGEQNGMDYKKKPLKTKVNRLLRRASTTSSMPEGNHMNEHLSQESRDDDINKKSVDKKNSIIRRWSEGTVVDDSTGEEEDRGEAQREEKRRNRVKIKFMPHRGFAITVEKNDDKLKGTHGHTHRKGSKEKSQDELLGALGYTPRKKSEDNSFEDAEGMKGHNLQSTGKAAFMDDKHLQKTHHFSPGLNGDEDAYGMEDCKPKKPSKMKLLHMGRRSSKEDRLDDSSSQKKKSSFSEEELDDEELNWMEDCKQKNSKHKGCNPVPRKCKTAYDTTGQPEPIRFSQHVPQQAFNGCLMHNDDFAEDEIKGKDFTSPGEMYDSEQDELETCKPVKKSWKLKGLMKYKAKGKAMHLECEDPPGATSSDYLSEAAKAEWLAAQKDERAMAGLEDGDEEGDTDSLMEWWYTVEKWDEVPSDDESKVIKEDESKSFTILADKVHHGLRVFNKVFTERAEVLWQSVIALHAIADDINNFHQKAKIAGITGGTTTAVGGVTAIAGLALAPFTFGASLVVTAVGVGVATAGGITSASAAISDNVNNMHDRKKVETVLQEYEAHLLDIGKILHFVSHGLYKLRGHPFLRSGTQHYSEDWEIRSAVQMISLVDLPVLRATEVTDSAVASVQGLFKGMDEYFIKDSRELKKGCKKEIVCQIKEVANVLNDWIVELNTIREELQDATGNM
- the si:cabz01007807.1 gene encoding uncharacterized protein si:cabz01007807.1 isoform X4, producing MRGDTATETGVEGGDRGAPTETASGERRPSIVSLQNMLKKVSQSPLHNQYKTLVSSPSNSSGSSVNESRNKQDDEFLSHLSAAATGVTDNHQLHLAQNGEQEMLHLSPQNGVNGDLARMNQFYVNYLESCSKGNIMEDVGMENSKEINLNTIFVAPPEFQSSPLDLQPKIQTLENGEKFSEAQEDLFQTLTYNPMQDLFHTSKLAQNASASSHFHDETLNSPDLFKTNPALTQDFSKALQSKSSDLFKGEGEDLFRAAKGEDLIHTARAKEANLIDKSPSIFVDPFKSPSNKEDVLFQSSQPTVVNPFYSASTTEADLFQAVPTKRWELLDVKKNKQDPSTKGYGHFGTSSKENMDIFSSSSTNTVDPFPSPIARDLFQDISSLEDPFGTTPSKQHDPFQDFLNGTPDIFQPLPSKTNSRDIFETTFSNTASKAMYPTPSLNSPSESKLDMLSSPDLFRATPSESLPSNRPQDIVLTTSKGTKHDILQPTPFSQASYLSVSPSQSSAEMTHVPTFKRPPKPLPRTRPPRIGKPPKPEKPPTPVKPIEQDPVVRKTSPKPAFGLLPKPVGHHKPKTPESKTVDPENNVVFEDILLIGQERCVEDWPEDSPELNPDFKPSGKFRLRRESLKVKTDSDGGSGEDQDGSGGQSKRKNKKFRMSQLSRRGSQDKFPDDTQEGRTRALPIPRKSSKEYFSEIHLAAGENEDGEQNGMDYKKKPLKTKVNRLLRRASTTSSMPEGNHMNEHLSQESRDDDINKKSVDKKNSIIRRWSEGTVVDDSTGEEEDRGEAQREEKRRNRVKIKFMPHRGFAITVEKNDDKLKGTHGHTHRKGSKEKSQDELLGALGYTPRKKSEDNSFEDAEGMKGHNLQSTGKAAFMDDKHLQKTHHFSPGLNGDEDAYGMEDCKPKKPSKMKLLHMGRRSSKEDRLDDSSSQKKKSSFSEEELDDEELNWMEDCKQKNSKHKGCNPVPRKCKTAYDTTGQPEPIRFSQHVPQQAFNDDFAEDEIKGKDFTSPGEMYDSEQDELETCKPVKKSWKLKGLMKYKAKGKAMHLECEDPPGATSSDYLSEAAKAEWLAAQKDERAMAGLEDGDEEGDTDSLMEWWYTVEKWDEVPSDDESKVIKEDESKSFTILADKVHHGLRVFNKVFTERAEVLWQSVIALHAIADDINNFHQKAKIAGITGGTTTAVGGVTAIAGLALAPFTFGASLVVTAVGVGVATAGGITSASAAISDNVNNMHDRKKVETVLQEYEAHLLDIGKILHFVSHGLYKLRGHPFLRSGTQHYSEDWEIRSAVQMISLVDLPVLRATEVTDSAVASVQGLFKGMDEYFIKDSRELKKGCKKEIVCQIKEVANVLNDWIVELNTIREELQDATGNM
- the si:cabz01007807.1 gene encoding uncharacterized protein si:cabz01007807.1 isoform X5 gives rise to the protein MRGDTATETGVEGGDRGAPTETASGERRPSIVSLQNMLKKVSQSPLHNQYKTLVSSPSNSSGSSVNESRNKQDDEFLSHLSAAATGVTDNHQLHLAQNGEQEMLHLSPQNGVNGDLARMNQFYVNYLESCSKGNIMEDVGMENSKEINLNTIFVAPPEFQSSPLDLQPKIQTLENGEKFSEAQEDLFQTLTYNPMQDLFHTSKLAQNASASSHFHDETLNSPDLFKTNPALTQDFSKALQSKSSDLFKGEGEDLFRAAKGEDLIHTARAKEANLIDKSPSIFVDPFKSPSNKEDVLFQSSQPTVVNPFYSASTTEADLFQAVPTKRWELLDVKKNKQDPSTKGYGHFGTSSKENMDIFSSSSTNTVDPFPSPIARDLFQDISSLEDPFGTTPSKQHDPFQDFLNGTPDIFQPLPSKTNSRDIFETTFSNTASKAMYPTPSLNSPSESKLDMLSSPDLFRATPSESLPSNRPQDIVLTTSKGTKHDILQPTPFSQASYLSVSPSQSSAEMTHVPTFKRPPKPLPRTRPPRIGKPPKPEKPPTPVKPIEQDPVVRKTSPKPAFGLLPKPVGHHKPKTPESKTVDPENNVVFEDILLIGQERCVEDWPEDSPELNPDFKPSGKFRLRRESLKVKTDSDGGSGEDQDGSGGQSKRKNKKFRMSQLSRRGSQDKFPDDTQEGRTRALPIPRKSSKEYFSEIHLAAGENEDGEQNGMDYKKKPLKTKVNRLLRRASTTSSMPEGNHMNEHLSQESRDDDINKKSVDKKNSIIRRWSEGTVVDDSTGEEEDRGEAQREEKRRNRVKIKFMPHRGFAITVEKNDDKLKGTHGHTHRKGSKEKSQDELLGALGYTPRKKSEDNSFEDAEGMKGHNLQSTGKAAFMDDKHLQKTHHFSPGLNGDEDAYGMEDCKPKKPSKMKLLHMGRRSSKEDRLDDSSSQKKKSSFSEEELDDEELNWMEDCKQKNSKHKGCNPVPRKCKTAYDTTGQPEPIRFSQHVPQQAFNDDFAEDEIKGKDFTSPGEMYDSEQDELETCKPKKSWKLKGLMKYKAKGKAMHLECEDPPGATSSDYLSEAAKAEWLAAQKDERAMAGLEDGDEEGDTDSLMEWWYTVEKWDEVPSDDESKVIKEDESKSFTILADKVHHGLRVFNKVFTERAEVLWQSVIALHAIADDINNFHQKAKIAGITGGTTTAVGGVTAIAGLALAPFTFGASLVVTAVGVGVATAGGITSASAAISDNVNNMHDRKKVETVLQEYEAHLLDIGKILHFVSHGLYKLRGHPFLRSGTQHYSEDWEIRSAVQMISLVDLPVLRATEVTDSAVASVQGLFKGMDEYFIKDSRELKKGCKKEIVCQIKEVANVLNDWIVELNTIREELQDATGNM